TCTATCCCGGGCTGAAATTTTCACAATTCAATAAGAACATCACACAACTAATTGAGTCATCAGCTGAACATATTTGCTAACTGAACTAACAGAGACATGGGAGACCAGGGGATGTACCATGATGGCCGTTTTCCCAACCTCTAGGACCTGTCCTGGCTCTAAGAATCCAAACGTGTGCAGCTTGGGGGCATTGACAATCCTGACTCTGAAGGCACCACGACCAACTCTGTCAGAGAGGATAAGCCGCTCGAGGCATGGAGCCTTTACCATGGTGATGTTCTCCACAACCGAGCTGCAGATTTGCACGCAGCGTAGGCTCTGGCTGACGAGGCGTAGACGCAGCTCCCTTCGGCATCCCTCGATGTTGAGGATCTCCAGGACAGGGCTCCTGGCGACGAGGGACTCGACGGCGCCGTGCTCCATTTCAACGCTGCATATGCCGAGCTCGACAAGGTGGGGAAAGGAGGCACCGCGCAGGACGTCCATGCTCGGCAATTTCCAGAAGCCGATGTAGAGGCTGGTGAGGGTGCTGACGCTGAAGAGAGTGGCGGGGAGGGGCACGTCTTGCGGCCACGGTCGGTTGACGAGGACGAGATCTTGGACGCCCTTGGCGGCGAGGAGCTGGATCCAGCGCGCGAGCCGGGCAAGGTAGCCATTCATGTGGCTGCAGACGAGATTGACGCAGTGGAAGGGCCCCGGGTGCGCTTCGAGGATGCGGGACACGGCCGCGGTGACGGCCGGCGAGTTGGCGCGCGTAGGAGGCCAGACGTGGCCGTCGGGGAGGAGGTGGGCGTCGCTGAGGACGAGGGGCGTGGAGCGCCAGAGCGTGCGCCAGCAGGTGGAGAGGACGGCGGTGCGCGCGGCGTCCTTGACGGGGAGGCGAGCGACGATGTTGCGCAGGAGCTCGTCGGGGAGGCTACTGATGCGGTCGACGCCGTCAGTGGAGGCGGCGAGGGCCGTGAGCCGGCCGCTGTGGGTGAACGGCGGGCGGGGGACGAGGGTGTAGATGTACGCTAGCACGTGCTCCACGAATTGGTCCACCTCGTGCGGGTCACAGCCATTGCGCCGCAATGCGGCCGCCGTCGCAGGATCGACGTTGGTGAACGGTCTCGGGTCGGCCATGGTCAGACGGCGGCGTCGGCGGACGAGCCGGCGAGGGTTTGGGGATTCGACTGGGTGTGGGTGGTGGACTGTGTGGCGATGGTGGGCCGTTCGTCTTATAAAAGAGACCGAAGCAGTCTCTCTGTGGTGGCCCTGGAATGTTGTTACTTGGTTGGGCCAAAGCCCGACACAAGTTGCTCATGGACCCACGATTCAGTCACTTATTTGGGTTTTTTTACCCCTCAAAAAAatgtttctttattttcttttatgtctaaagaaaaaaaaacttaTTTGCTTCTTTTGCTGAGCCATCTTGATCGCCACACTAAAAGTGGTTTAGTATGGACGTCGTTCACTTATCCCGTCAAAAAAACATATTTCACTTAGTACTTGCATGTGGAGGATGGTCCTGTTTTTCACGGTAGGCGGCTAGGGTTTGCTTACTCCGTCGACGTCCCACCAACATTGAGGTCTTGTCTGCCACCTATCCCAATCCCTGCCCTATCCCAGGCTTGCGCAGACGCTTGGGCTGACCCGAGGGATGACCCGCTCATCTTCTCGCCCTTGGTGTTCCGTGGTAAGATCAGACGAGAGAGGCCATATTGGATTGTCGAAGCGGCGATAATGGTGTCGACGGGATCGAACTTTAGGGAGGTGGAGGAGGGTAAGAAGGCATCAGGTGATGATGGAGGACTGGAAGACTGAAAGTGGCAATGAGGAACATAAATCTAAAAGAGGGAGAGCTGGACGACATCTTTGTCGAGGAGGGGGGGATTGGAGAGCCAACAAAGGTGTGCAGTGCCGAAGGTCAAAACGAACAAGTCGCTCAAATGTGTCGTGCTGAACGACACTCTGAAATTTGCATGGAGTCTTGCGCATGAACCGGAGATTCGTGGGGTTGATGACAACCTCTTCGTCATTCAGATGTCTTGTCTCGGCAACTAAAAAAGATGATGTCATAAGGGTTAAGGATTTTCCAGGGTTTGATGGTTTTGATCGAAGAATTTGATGATAGGGTTGCACTAGAGTCACTGAAGTTGGAAAGGTTGTGGTTTGGACTGAAATACACAGTATCCCGTATCTCTAGCGCAAGGAGACGTGTTGTGGACCGGTTGGCTTGGAGGGTTGACATTGCTGGGAGGGTTGAGATGAATCCTACAAGACGGTTTGAAGGGAACTTTCCATACTTGGGAAAGCATTGAAGTGAGCAAACCTTTAATTCACTTTCCACTTCTAAACTTGGATGGAAAAGATAAATCCTACAAGCACTGGAACGAACCGAAGGCACCCTGTCATCagcgcccctccctcgccggagccaaaCAAACCCTATTATAGTAGACGACTGGAAAGTCATTTGCAACAACCGTCGCCGATGAAGTGGAAGTGTAAATCGTAAGGATCAAACATGTAGACACAAGAATGGTGACATGGAGCTTGGCCATGAACCTCGAGCTCAGTCATTGTATGTCCACACGAATGGCGACGTGGAGCTTGGCCATGGTGCGGGGCACCTCGAGCTGAGTCACCGTGCGTGCCACCTCGAGCTCAGACGAGGTACGGGCGTGCACTGGGTGACAACGGTGAACTATGAACCACCAGCACGCACGTACTTGCCTGCTCGCCAGCACGCATGCATGCGTACGTGCTTTCTCCGGGTGGTCGACGCGTTCCCCGTCCTCGCACCTGAGCACCGCGCGGAAGCTCGACGCCACCTCCGACGGCAGTGTCGCCGCCGTCGTGTGACGCGTGCTGCGCGACCTTAACAACATCGACGTTCTTGTCAACAACGTAGGGATC
The window above is part of the Triticum aestivum cultivar Chinese Spring chromosome 2A, IWGSC CS RefSeq v2.1, whole genome shotgun sequence genome. Proteins encoded here:
- the LOC123191488 gene encoding putative FBD-associated F-box protein At5g53635, translated to MADPRPFTNVDPATAAALRRNGCDPHEVDQFVEHVLAYIYTLVPRPPFTHSGRLTALAASTDGVDRISSLPDELLRNIVARLPVKDAARTAVLSTCWRTLWRSTPLVLSDAHLLPDGHVWPPTRANSPAVTAAVSRILEAHPGPFHCVNLVCSHMNGYLARLARWIQLLAAKGVQDLVLVNRPWPQDVPLPATLFSVSTLTSLYIGFWKLPSMDVLRGASFPHLVELGICSVEMEHGAVESLVARSPVLEILNIEGCRRELRLRLVSQSLRCVQICSSVVENITMVKAPCLERLILSDRVGRGAFRVRIVNAPKLHTFGFLEPGQVLEVGKTAIMPGIEASTSTMLTTVKILSLNVRFGVRSDVEMVPTFLRCFPNVERLHIMSKRCDQPIGNHLTRKFWEESGPIENVVSRIHTMCLREFRGDTSEVGFLEFFFGSARSLRSAFILMANPLFTPYSTKEADTKVRHSCRNMASESSYQFVVVNQGQPGGAPWNFKTGADFSFPDPFSFAAGVFQA